The following proteins are co-located in the Silene latifolia isolate original U9 population chromosome 1, ASM4854445v1, whole genome shotgun sequence genome:
- the LOC141611216 gene encoding NDR1/HIN1-like protein 3 — MSYQKQPELNGAYYGPAIPAQPPRGYHRPGKRGGRGCGCCLLDCLCDCGCCLLGCVFKIIFSILIAIGLIILVIWLIIRPHEVKFHATDATLTTFNFGGVNNDNLNYDLAVNFTARNPNNHIGVYYDDVQADAIYGGQRFKTVEGMTFYQGHKNTTSFGPLVFKGQNMVILGSDGKTDYENQKSDGMYEIQVKLHLRVRFKVGLFKTGTWKPKVKCDLKVPLNDAKSTHKFEDTKCDYYY; from the coding sequence ATGTCATACCAAAAACAGCCAGAACTAAACGGAGCCTACTACGGTCCCGCAATCCCCGCGCAACCTCCCCGTGGGTACCACCGCCCAGGGAAAAGAGGCGGTCGAGGATGCGGATGCTGCCTCCTCGACTGCCTCTGCGATTGCGGCTGCTGCCTCTTAGGCTGCGTCTTCAAAATAATATTCTCAATCTTAATAGCAATCGGACTAATCATCCTAGTCATATGGCTAATCATCCGACCCCACGAGGTGAAATTCCACGCCACAGATGCAACACTAACAACCTTCAACTTCGGCGGCGTAAACAACGACAATCTCAACTACGATCTAGCCGTCAACTTCACCGCACGGAATCCCAACAACCACATCGGAGTTTACTACGATGACGTCCAAGCTGACGCAATCTACGGGGGTCAAAGATTCAAGACCGTTGAAGGAATGACGTTCTACCAGGGACATAAGAATACCACATCGTTTGGACCGTTGGTGTTTAAGGGACAGAATATGGTTATACTAGGAAGTGATGGGAAGACGGATTATGAGAATCAGAAGAGTGATGGAATGTATGAGATACAGGTGAAGCTACACTTAAGGGTTAGATTCAAGGTGGGTTTGTTCAAGACTGGAACATGGAAGCCTAAGGTTAAGTGTGATTTGAAGGTTCCTTTGAATGATGCTAAATCTACCCACAAATTTGAGGATACCAAGTGTGACTATTATTAttga
- the LOC141608673 gene encoding casparian strip membrane protein 1, which translates to MMKHGEEQHYSSLEIEGETSGSKGKTPIMETPFIGKVAREAHHDAGFGGASVSRGIGIIDFVTRLITLAAVLAATIAMGTTNQTLPFFTQFFQFQARYYDLPTFTYFVVANAVAATYVVLSMPFSIVTIVRPLAKAPRLVLITFDAIAATLTTSAAAAAAAIVYLAHKGNTNTNWIAICQQFGNFCQKSSGAVVASFIAAVLFMLLVILSAVALKAH; encoded by the exons ATGATGAAGCATGGAGAGGAGCAACATTACTCATCCCTTGAGATCGAGGGGGAGACAAGCGGCTCTAAGGGGAAAACCCCCATTATGGAAACTCCCTTTATTGGAAAGGTTGCTAGAGAGGCGCATCATGATGCAGGATTTGGTGGTGCATCTGTCAGCCGAGGAATTGGCATCATTGATTTTGTTACAAGGTTAATCACACTTGCGGCTGTTCTTGCAGCCACTATCGCTATGGGAACCACTAATCAAACGCTTCCTTTCTTCACCCAGTTCTTCCAGTTTCAGGCTAGATATTATGATCTTCCTACTTTCAC GTACTTCGTGGTAGCTAATGCTGTAGCAGCAACTTATGTTGTCCTATCCATGCCTTTCTCCATAGTCACTATTGTCAGGCCACTGGCCAAGGCACCAAGACTTGTCCTAATTACTTTTGACGCC ATTGCAGCGACTTTAACGACATCAGCAGCAGCTGCAGCAGCAGCAATAGTATACTTGGCACACAAAGGAAACACCAACACAAACTGGATTGCAATTTGCCAACAATTTGGGAATTTTTGCCAGAAGTCTAGTGGAGCTGTGGTCGCATCCTTTATTGCTGCTGTTTTGTTCATGCTTCTGGTTATTCTTTCTGCCGTAGCTCTCAAGGCTCATTAA